A stretch of the Streptomyces sp. NBC_00654 genome encodes the following:
- a CDS encoding DUF6351 family protein: MSFTGAARPVRMGLAGVAFMGVLVGASATPAGSQERESEKLQVTAVSSRPGVVSGDDALIRVVAPASIAADSIRIAVDGRDVTSSFRPSGENALMGVVKELSKGENRLTATAQGADSGEVTLKNHPITGPVFSGPHEKPFICDTAEFKTVTGGTLGQPTDENCSAETRVDYMYRTTAGTFVALPDVNDRPADLATATTSAGKKVPYIVRVETGTINRGIYETAVLHDPLSPAPDPLERGPGWNGRLVYGFGGGCNGGWYVQGRKTVGIMNDTYLSKGYGVASSSLNVFGNNCNDLLAAETMSMVKERFVETYGEPAFTMGNGCSGGSYQTHQIADNYPGLLDGILSGCSFPDVGFGTIQTLSDAQLLNHYFTNVAPDAFTKEQQKAVSGFGTWESIGSLARAAGRIDPTVYCPAQLPKEQRYNPATNPDGARCDVYSHAVNVYGEVPETGKARRPLDNTGIQYGLQALNNGTIDMDRFIDLNRRIGGLDDDAKPAAERTVADLKAVRLAYRTGRMLNGGAGLADIPIIDYRDYTDDAATGDMHMRFHSFSTRARLDKANGTHANQVMLTRSSGHGFTLAGMVADMDQWLTAIKGDPGNDAPIEKIVRNRPQGLTDACWTRGIGAKKISEPQVEGIGNTECNTLYPVWTSPRMVAGADVANDIVKCRKRPVVSTDYQVPVTEAQLKELTGIFPYGVCDWSVPGAGQQAPMGTWLSFDAVTG, from the coding sequence ATGTCGTTCACAGGAGCCGCGAGACCGGTCCGGATGGGCCTGGCCGGCGTGGCGTTCATGGGCGTGCTGGTCGGCGCGTCCGCGACGCCGGCCGGCAGCCAGGAACGCGAGAGCGAGAAGCTACAGGTGACGGCCGTGTCGTCGCGGCCCGGAGTGGTGTCGGGGGACGACGCCCTGATACGTGTCGTGGCGCCCGCGTCCATAGCGGCCGACAGCATCCGGATCGCGGTGGACGGCCGGGACGTGACATCGAGCTTCCGGCCGTCCGGCGAGAACGCGCTGATGGGCGTGGTGAAGGAGCTGTCCAAGGGCGAGAACAGGCTCACGGCCACGGCTCAGGGCGCGGACAGCGGAGAGGTGACCCTGAAGAACCACCCCATCACGGGGCCGGTGTTCTCCGGGCCGCACGAGAAGCCGTTCATCTGTGACACGGCCGAGTTCAAGACGGTCACCGGCGGCACCCTCGGGCAGCCCACCGACGAGAACTGCTCGGCCGAGACCCGCGTCGACTACATGTACCGCACCACGGCCGGCACGTTCGTCGCCCTGCCCGACGTGAACGACCGTCCCGCCGACCTGGCGACCGCCACGACGAGCGCGGGCAAGAAGGTGCCGTACATCGTCCGCGTCGAGACCGGCACCATCAACCGCGGCATCTACGAGACGGCCGTACTGCACGACCCGCTGTCCCCCGCCCCCGACCCGCTGGAGCGCGGGCCGGGCTGGAACGGGCGCCTCGTGTACGGATTCGGCGGGGGCTGCAACGGCGGCTGGTACGTCCAGGGCCGCAAGACCGTCGGCATCATGAACGACACGTATCTGAGCAAGGGCTACGGCGTCGCCTCGTCCTCGCTGAACGTCTTCGGCAACAACTGCAACGACCTGCTGGCCGCCGAGACCATGAGCATGGTCAAGGAACGCTTCGTGGAGACGTACGGCGAACCGGCCTTCACCATGGGGAACGGCTGCTCCGGCGGCTCGTACCAGACCCACCAGATCGCCGACAACTACCCGGGCCTGCTGGACGGCATCCTCTCCGGCTGCAGCTTCCCCGACGTCGGCTTCGGGACGATCCAGACGCTCAGCGACGCCCAGCTCCTGAACCACTACTTCACCAATGTCGCGCCCGACGCGTTCACCAAGGAGCAGCAGAAGGCGGTCTCCGGGTTCGGCACGTGGGAGAGCATCGGCAGCCTGGCACGGGCCGCCGGCCGTATCGACCCCACGGTGTACTGCCCTGCCCAGCTGCCCAAGGAGCAGCGCTACAACCCCGCCACCAACCCGGACGGTGCCCGCTGCGACGTGTACAGCCACGCCGTGAACGTCTACGGCGAGGTACCGGAGACCGGGAAGGCGCGCAGGCCGCTCGACAACACCGGTATCCAGTACGGACTTCAGGCCCTGAACAACGGGACCATCGACATGGACCGGTTCATCGACCTGAACCGGCGCATCGGCGGCCTCGACGACGACGCCAAGCCCGCCGCGGAGCGCACCGTCGCCGATCTCAAGGCGGTTCGGCTCGCCTACCGCACCGGTCGCATGCTGAACGGCGGTGCCGGTCTCGCCGACATCCCGATCATCGACTACCGCGACTACACGGACGACGCCGCGACCGGCGACATGCACATGCGCTTCCATTCCTTCTCCACCCGGGCGCGCCTGGACAAGGCCAACGGCACCCACGCCAACCAGGTCATGCTCACCCGCTCCAGCGGGCACGGGTTCACCCTCGCCGGGATGGTGGCCGACATGGACCAGTGGCTCACCGCCATCAAGGGGGACCCCGGCAACGACGCCCCCATCGAGAAGATCGTCCGCAATCGGCCGCAGGGACTCACCGACGCCTGCTGGACCCGTGGCATCGGGGCGAAGAAGATCTCGGAACCCCAGGTGGAGGGCATCGGCAACACCGAGTGCAACACCCTCTACCCGGTGTGGACCTCGCCGCGGATGGTCGCCGGAGCCGATGTGGCCAATGACATCGTCAAGTGCCGCAAGCGTCCCGTGGTCAGCACCGACTACCAGGTGCCGGTGACCGAAGCCCAGCTCAAGGAGCTGACGGGGATCTTCCCGTACGGTGTCTGCGACTGGTCCGTTCCCGGGGCGGGTCAGCAGGCCCCCATGGGTACCTGGCTCTCCTTCGACGCGGTGACCGGATAG
- a CDS encoding mandelate racemase/muconate lactonizing enzyme family protein, whose amino-acid sequence MKITGLEVLTLPDHGDSMMLVVVDTDEGIHGLGEVGIRSRQRAVAGGLEHLAELIVGEDPRRIEHLWQVMFRRGFFPADRILGAAIAAVDVALWDIRGKALGVPVHELLGGRVRDHVPAYVHVGDGYDDREWFLDRCRDLVAQGWRHLRFASPHDADGTLDARRCLRDSVGLFHQVRDAVGDEVELILDVHTRLDPPEALTLCREIEAARPFFVEDPLRCENPDSYRMLRARTGVPLAAGEQYGSKWEFRTLIEDDLIDYARVDVGVAAGLTEAKKIAAMAETHHIKLATHNPLGPVTAASSLQLNLACPNAAIQEHQTDPEPAIAALFTARPTILPGRVELSELPGIGVDIDREAARRYQAHAAERPHLRTSDGAFTNW is encoded by the coding sequence ATGAAGATCACCGGCCTGGAAGTGCTGACTCTTCCCGACCACGGCGACAGCATGATGCTGGTCGTGGTCGACACCGACGAGGGCATCCACGGCCTGGGCGAGGTCGGCATCAGGTCGCGCCAACGGGCGGTCGCGGGCGGTCTGGAGCACCTCGCGGAGCTGATCGTCGGCGAGGACCCGAGGCGTATCGAGCACCTCTGGCAGGTGATGTTCCGGCGCGGGTTCTTCCCCGCCGACCGCATACTCGGCGCCGCCATCGCCGCGGTGGACGTGGCCCTCTGGGACATCCGCGGCAAGGCGCTCGGCGTACCCGTGCACGAACTGCTCGGCGGCCGGGTACGTGATCACGTACCCGCCTATGTGCATGTCGGCGACGGCTACGACGACCGCGAGTGGTTCCTGGACCGCTGCCGCGACCTGGTCGCGCAGGGCTGGCGTCATCTGCGGTTCGCCTCGCCGCACGACGCCGACGGCACGCTCGACGCCCGCCGCTGCCTGCGCGACTCGGTCGGCCTCTTCCACCAGGTGCGCGACGCGGTCGGCGACGAGGTGGAGCTGATCCTCGACGTCCATACGCGCCTGGATCCGCCGGAGGCGCTGACCCTGTGCAGGGAGATCGAGGCGGCCCGTCCGTTCTTCGTCGAGGACCCGCTGCGCTGTGAGAACCCGGACAGCTACCGCATGCTGCGGGCACGCACCGGGGTGCCGCTGGCCGCGGGCGAACAGTACGGCTCCAAATGGGAGTTCAGGACGCTCATCGAGGACGACCTCATCGACTACGCGCGCGTGGACGTGGGGGTGGCCGCCGGCCTGACCGAGGCGAAGAAGATCGCGGCGATGGCGGAGACCCACCACATCAAGCTCGCCACCCACAACCCGCTCGGCCCGGTCACCGCGGCCTCCTCGCTCCAGCTCAACCTGGCCTGCCCCAACGCGGCGATCCAGGAGCACCAGACCGACCCCGAGCCCGCCATCGCCGCCCTCTTCACCGCGCGGCCGACGATCCTGCCGGGGCGGGTGGAGCTGAGCGAACTGCCCGGCATCGGCGTCGACATCGACCGGGAGGCGGCGCGCCGGTACCAGGCACACGCGGCCGAGCGCCCGCACCTGCGTACGTCGGACGGGGCGTTCACCAACTGGTAG
- a CDS encoding LacI family DNA-binding transcriptional regulator encodes MAVTIREVASAAGVSVSTVSRAFTAPDQVQPTTRQRILDAAAKLGYSPNPAARSLRGGGTGTLGLIVPDIANPFFPPIIKAMQARARHLGYTVLVADSDEREADELAAIAAVSKRVDGLILWASTLTEDRLHELAGRMPLVVVNRHVPGIPEVRISLSAGIAQAAELLKAYGHRRCVFINASRAELSRGKSIQESFEALDLSLSELGPYEPRFETGVHAATLVAAHEATAVIAHNDLVALGVLHQMANLGMNVPRDVSVIGIDDTLLASVSTPSLTTIRIDPEEIATRAGDLLIETIASATGRTGTGPDITSPVVEIGSRLIPRASTGPAPAH; translated from the coding sequence GTGGCAGTAACGATCCGGGAGGTGGCGAGCGCCGCGGGTGTCTCGGTGTCGACGGTGTCCCGTGCGTTCACCGCACCCGACCAGGTGCAGCCGACGACACGGCAGCGCATCCTCGACGCCGCGGCCAAGCTCGGCTACTCCCCCAACCCGGCGGCCCGTTCACTGCGCGGCGGCGGCACCGGAACGCTCGGCCTGATCGTCCCGGACATCGCCAACCCGTTCTTCCCGCCGATCATCAAGGCGATGCAGGCCCGCGCCCGGCATCTGGGCTATACGGTTCTGGTGGCCGACAGCGACGAGCGCGAGGCGGACGAGCTGGCCGCCATCGCGGCCGTGTCGAAGCGGGTCGACGGCCTGATCCTGTGGGCCTCCACCCTCACCGAGGACCGGCTCCACGAACTCGCGGGCCGGATGCCGCTGGTGGTGGTGAACCGGCATGTGCCGGGCATCCCCGAGGTCCGGATCTCACTGTCCGCCGGCATCGCGCAGGCCGCCGAGCTGCTGAAGGCGTACGGCCATCGGCGCTGCGTATTCATCAACGCGTCCCGCGCCGAGCTGAGCCGCGGCAAGTCCATCCAGGAGTCCTTCGAAGCCCTCGACCTCTCCCTGTCCGAGCTGGGACCGTACGAGCCGCGGTTCGAGACGGGCGTGCACGCCGCCACCCTCGTCGCCGCCCATGAGGCGACGGCCGTGATCGCCCACAACGACCTGGTCGCCCTCGGCGTGCTGCACCAGATGGCCAATCTGGGCATGAACGTGCCGCGCGACGTCAGCGTCATCGGCATCGACGACACGCTGCTCGCCTCCGTCTCCACCCCGAGCCTGACCACGATCAGGATCGACCCCGAGGAGATCGCCACGCGTGCCGGGGACCTCCTGATCGAGACGATCGCGAGCGCGACGGGCCGTACCGGCACAGGTCCTGACATCACGTCCCCCGTCGTCGAGATCGGCTCCCGCCTGATCCCCCGCGCCTCGACGGGCCCCGCACCCGCCCACTGA
- a CDS encoding ABC transporter substrate-binding protein yields the protein MALTATLAGCSSLTPSSAGGDGDLVLRVQGMPPATDKPGVALFKKQVADFEKANPGIKVKGSTTVFDPLTFSAKLSGGNVEDVIRVPLTEPQRLIQQKQVQPITGQLKEWEHFKEFNPQVLQPLTDSAGDVYGVPQNPYAQGLVYNRELFEKAGLDPDRPPATWAEVRTAAKKISDSTGRAGFVHESKDNQGGWQLTMLSYAFGGELQKEEGGKYTATLTGEPTKKALGLLKDMRWKDDSLGKTLLNNQNDVIKQFAAGQVGMFMGSPGTYRLAKMQFGMENTDAFGVAPMPQSGGDSTLTGGDIYMVPKSADKKHAAAAVDWLTFAYAKPQYSTDMAAEQAKALSADPKSAVGVPTLPVFDKARQAEIDAAIKPYVNVKLQNFKPYTDGLSTLKLKPEPPFQAQTLYTALDPVVQAVLTKRDADIDALLASAEKDVNAKLAADQK from the coding sequence ATGGCGCTGACCGCGACCCTCGCGGGCTGTTCCTCCCTCACCCCGAGCAGCGCCGGAGGGGACGGCGATCTCGTGCTGCGGGTGCAGGGCATGCCGCCGGCCACCGACAAGCCGGGGGTCGCCCTGTTCAAGAAGCAGGTGGCCGACTTCGAGAAGGCCAACCCGGGCATCAAGGTCAAGGGTTCGACCACGGTCTTCGACCCGCTGACGTTCTCCGCCAAGCTGTCCGGCGGCAATGTCGAGGACGTCATCAGGGTGCCGCTGACCGAGCCGCAGCGGCTCATCCAGCAGAAGCAGGTACAGCCGATCACCGGGCAGCTCAAGGAGTGGGAGCACTTCAAGGAGTTCAACCCCCAGGTCCTCCAGCCGCTCACCGACAGTGCCGGCGATGTGTACGGCGTCCCGCAGAATCCTTACGCCCAGGGCCTGGTCTACAACCGCGAGCTCTTCGAGAAGGCCGGCCTCGACCCCGACCGGCCGCCGGCCACCTGGGCGGAGGTCCGTACCGCCGCCAAGAAGATCAGCGACAGTACCGGCAGGGCGGGCTTCGTCCACGAGTCGAAGGACAACCAGGGCGGCTGGCAGCTGACGATGCTGTCGTACGCCTTCGGCGGCGAGCTGCAGAAGGAGGAGGGTGGCAAGTACACCGCCACGCTCACCGGGGAGCCGACGAAGAAGGCGCTGGGACTGCTCAAGGACATGCGCTGGAAGGACGATTCGCTCGGCAAGACCCTCCTCAACAACCAGAACGACGTGATCAAGCAGTTCGCGGCCGGGCAGGTCGGCATGTTCATGGGCAGCCCGGGGACGTACCGACTGGCGAAGATGCAGTTCGGCATGGAGAACACCGACGCCTTCGGAGTGGCCCCGATGCCGCAGTCCGGCGGCGACTCGACACTCACCGGCGGCGACATCTACATGGTCCCCAAGTCCGCCGACAAGAAGCACGCGGCAGCCGCGGTGGACTGGCTGACCTTCGCCTACGCCAAGCCGCAGTACAGCACCGACATGGCCGCCGAGCAGGCCAAGGCGCTCTCCGCCGACCCGAAGTCCGCCGTGGGCGTGCCGACGCTGCCGGTCTTCGACAAGGCGCGGCAGGCCGAGATCGATGCCGCGATCAAGCCGTACGTCAATGTGAAGCTCCAGAACTTCAAGCCGTACACCGACGGTCTCTCCACGCTGAAGCTGAAGCCGGAGCCGCCGTTCCAGGCGCAGACGCTGTACACCGCGCTCGACCCGGTGGTCCAGGCAGTACTCACCAAGCGCGATGCCGACATCGACGCCCTGCTCGCCTCGGCCGAGAAGGACGTCAATGCCAAGCTCGCCGCGGACCAGAAGTAG
- a CDS encoding carbohydrate ABC transporter permease, with amino-acid sequence MALLTPSRRPAAASKEPAPRTLPQRRRGTGARKQLTAWLFLVPALLVFGLFAWWPIVRSLLISFQKTNLVDPAVWVGLDNFRALFDDPLLATAVGNTLFFVGLGLLIGFPAPLVLAAIMSTVRRGAGVYRFLVYLPVVIPPVVAILLWKWFYDPGSGLFNNVLGKVGLGPYSWLESSDSAMLSLVLESTWAGMGGAVLIYLAAMVGIPGELYEAAEVDGAGIWRRIWHVMLPQLRSVIGLLLLVQLINTVQVFTEPYVFTGGGPDNSTLTVLLLIFRYAFQDGEYGQAAALSFLMVLALALLSGVYLRATRSWSTS; translated from the coding sequence ATGGCCCTGCTCACTCCGTCCCGGCGCCCGGCCGCCGCGTCCAAGGAACCCGCACCGCGGACCCTGCCGCAGCGGCGGCGCGGCACCGGCGCCCGCAAGCAGCTCACGGCCTGGCTGTTCCTCGTTCCCGCACTGCTGGTCTTCGGGCTCTTCGCCTGGTGGCCGATCGTGCGCAGCCTGCTGATCAGCTTCCAGAAGACCAACCTGGTCGATCCCGCGGTCTGGGTCGGTCTGGACAATTTCCGTGCCCTGTTCGACGATCCGCTGCTCGCCACCGCTGTCGGGAACACCCTGTTCTTCGTGGGCCTCGGCCTGCTGATCGGCTTCCCGGCGCCGCTGGTCCTGGCCGCGATCATGTCGACGGTGCGGCGCGGCGCCGGCGTCTACCGCTTCCTGGTGTATCTGCCGGTGGTCATCCCGCCCGTGGTGGCGATCCTGCTCTGGAAGTGGTTCTACGATCCCGGGAGCGGGCTCTTCAACAACGTCCTCGGCAAGGTCGGGCTCGGCCCGTACTCATGGCTGGAGTCCTCCGACAGCGCCATGCTCTCGCTGGTCCTGGAGTCCACCTGGGCCGGCATGGGCGGCGCCGTCCTGATCTACCTCGCGGCGATGGTCGGCATCCCCGGCGAACTCTACGAGGCCGCCGAGGTGGACGGCGCCGGGATCTGGCGGCGGATCTGGCATGTGATGCTGCCCCAGCTGAGGTCGGTCATCGGCCTGTTGCTGCTCGTCCAGCTGATCAACACGGTGCAGGTCTTCACCGAGCCGTACGTCTTCACCGGCGGCGGACCCGACAACTCCACCCTCACGGTCCTGCTGCTGATCTTCCGCTACGCCTTCCAGGACGGCGAGTACGGCCAGGCCGCCGCGCTCTCCTTCCTGATGGTGCTCGCCCTCGCCCTGCTCTCCGGGGTCTACCTGCGGGCAACCCGCAGCTGGAGCACGTCATGA
- a CDS encoding carbohydrate ABC transporter permease produces the protein MTTLTTFVSTSDRQRPGVRAAVRSIQVLTLILLLLIGIGPLYWMVKGAVSPPTELTTQPLALWPDRPALGNFSTAYTDLSVGRYLMNTFLVVGGSWFVQLFVSATAGFALSVLRPKFGKVIYGAILATMFVPYTVNMVSLFMTVIDVPFLHLNLGDTYWAIWLPAGTNAFTVLLAKQFFDALPKELFDAARVDGASTWQLLTKIVLPMSKPVLAVISLLAVMHSWKDFIWPLVAITDPEKQPISVALAQLATQAPQDQLIAAMVLAVAPPVLVFVVCQKYIVAGLGFTGVKG, from the coding sequence ATGACCACGCTCACCACCTTCGTCTCCACCAGCGACCGCCAGCGCCCCGGCGTGCGCGCCGCAGTGCGCTCCATCCAGGTGCTCACCCTGATCCTGCTGCTGCTCATCGGCATCGGACCGCTGTACTGGATGGTCAAGGGCGCGGTCTCACCGCCCACCGAGCTCACCACCCAGCCCCTGGCCCTCTGGCCGGACCGGCCGGCCCTGGGCAACTTCTCGACGGCGTACACCGATCTGAGCGTCGGCCGCTATCTGATGAACACCTTCCTGGTGGTCGGCGGATCGTGGTTCGTGCAGCTCTTCGTCTCGGCCACGGCGGGCTTCGCCCTTTCGGTGCTCAGGCCGAAATTCGGCAAGGTCATCTACGGGGCGATCCTCGCCACGATGTTCGTGCCGTACACGGTGAACATGGTCAGCCTCTTCATGACCGTGATCGATGTGCCGTTCCTGCATCTCAACCTGGGCGACACCTACTGGGCGATCTGGCTGCCGGCCGGGACGAACGCCTTCACGGTGCTGCTCGCCAAGCAGTTCTTCGACGCCCTGCCCAAGGAGCTGTTCGACGCGGCGCGGGTCGACGGGGCGAGTACATGGCAGCTGCTGACCAAGATCGTGCTGCCCATGAGCAAGCCGGTGCTCGCCGTGATCAGTCTGCTCGCGGTGATGCACTCCTGGAAGGACTTCATCTGGCCGCTGGTGGCCATCACCGACCCCGAGAAGCAGCCGATCAGCGTCGCTCTCGCCCAGCTCGCCACACAGGCCCCGCAGGACCAGCTGATCGCCGCGATGGTGCTCGCCGTCGCCCCGCCGGTGCTCGTCTTCGTCGTCTGCCAGAAGTACATCGTCGCCGGACTCGGCTTCACCGGAGTCAAGGGCTGA
- a CDS encoding FAD-dependent oxidoreductase — protein sequence MRNETARHDITVVGGGLAGVCAAIAAARLGRSVALINNRPVLGGNASSEVRVWVCGATGHGKNHHAREGGIMGELLVENQFRNPDGNPYYWDAVVLDAVRAEPGITLYLNTDVREVDAEGPDEARRITAVTGWMMGSERRIRFESSQFLDCTGDGLIGHLAGAHHRIGRESRAEYDEAWAPETADGITLGSTLLFYTKDAGRPVKFVPPDFAKDITETSIPQRRIIKAGDNGCAYWWIEFGGELDTVHDNERIRDELWSVIYGIWDHIKNSGEFDAANMTLEWVGSVPGKREYRRFLGDYVLHQGDILGQTEFTDRVAFGGWSIDLHPPQGMYATEAGARQLYADGIYHIPYRSLYSVNTENLLFAGRNISASHVAFGSTRVMATCATIGQAAGTAAALCATGDVTPRELPVPELHRALLRQDASLIGLASTDPDDLALRATVTASSALSGLAVEEPDERWPLTADAGLLLPADPDLSGVELLIDADRDTEIVIDLYDPELGQNYVPRRLVGSTTLPVTAGARQWLKTGLEWSPETPRNAFLVIRANDALALHRSDRPTPGVLCFTHVPPRPSDESPQLLREWTDKGLLRRTFCFRAGETAAYSPARVTDGYARPYAGPHMWVSAPLADAPSPWLELAWPEPVALSRIEVIADDDVNEDLINLHHHRTPFDTLPTLLRDYRVEARDTDGNWREIAHVAQNRRRRLTHTPEPLTTSAIRVVVEATNGAASAHIVAVRAYE from the coding sequence ATGAGGAACGAAACCGCACGGCACGACATCACCGTCGTCGGCGGCGGCCTGGCCGGGGTGTGCGCGGCGATCGCCGCGGCCCGGCTGGGCCGGAGCGTCGCGCTGATCAACAACAGGCCGGTACTCGGCGGCAACGCGAGCAGCGAGGTCCGGGTATGGGTGTGCGGCGCGACCGGCCACGGCAAGAATCACCATGCCCGTGAGGGCGGCATCATGGGCGAGCTGCTCGTGGAGAACCAGTTCCGCAACCCGGACGGGAACCCCTACTACTGGGACGCCGTGGTCCTGGACGCCGTGCGCGCCGAGCCCGGCATCACGCTCTACCTCAACACCGACGTGCGCGAGGTCGACGCCGAAGGCCCGGACGAGGCCCGGCGGATCACCGCGGTCACCGGCTGGATGATGGGCTCGGAGCGGCGGATACGCTTCGAGAGCTCCCAGTTCCTCGACTGCACGGGAGACGGCCTGATCGGCCACCTGGCAGGCGCCCACCACCGGATCGGCCGGGAATCCCGCGCCGAGTACGACGAGGCATGGGCTCCGGAGACGGCCGACGGCATCACCCTGGGCTCGACCCTCCTCTTCTACACGAAGGACGCCGGCCGCCCGGTCAAGTTCGTGCCGCCGGACTTCGCCAAGGACATCACCGAAACCTCGATCCCGCAGCGCCGCATCATCAAGGCGGGCGACAACGGCTGCGCGTACTGGTGGATCGAGTTCGGCGGCGAGCTCGACACCGTCCACGACAACGAGCGCATCCGCGACGAGCTGTGGTCGGTGATCTACGGCATCTGGGACCACATCAAGAACTCCGGTGAGTTCGACGCGGCGAACATGACCCTGGAGTGGGTGGGCTCGGTCCCCGGCAAACGGGAGTACCGGCGCTTCCTCGGTGACTACGTCCTGCACCAGGGCGACATCCTCGGCCAGACCGAGTTCACCGACCGGGTCGCCTTCGGCGGCTGGTCGATCGATCTGCATCCGCCGCAGGGCATGTACGCCACCGAGGCGGGCGCCAGACAGCTCTACGCGGACGGCATTTACCACATTCCGTACCGCAGCCTCTACTCGGTGAACACCGAGAACCTGCTCTTCGCCGGGCGCAACATCTCCGCCAGCCATGTCGCCTTCGGCTCGACACGTGTCATGGCGACCTGCGCCACGATCGGCCAGGCGGCAGGCACGGCGGCGGCACTCTGCGCCACCGGGGATGTCACCCCGCGCGAACTCCCCGTACCCGAGCTGCACCGGGCGCTGCTGCGCCAGGACGCCTCGCTCATCGGCCTCGCCTCGACGGACCCGGACGACCTGGCCCTGCGGGCGACGGTCACGGCGTCGTCCGCCCTGAGCGGCCTGGCGGTCGAGGAGCCCGACGAGCGATGGCCGCTCACGGCGGACGCGGGACTCCTCCTCCCCGCCGACCCGGACCTCTCCGGGGTGGAACTGCTCATCGACGCCGACCGCGACACCGAGATCGTGATCGACCTGTACGACCCCGAACTCGGCCAGAACTACGTCCCGCGCCGCCTCGTCGGCTCCACCACCCTGCCCGTCACCGCCGGTGCCCGTCAGTGGCTCAAAACCGGCCTGGAGTGGTCTCCCGAAACCCCGCGCAACGCCTTCCTGGTCATCCGCGCCAACGATGCCCTCGCCCTGCACCGCTCCGACCGGCCGACCCCCGGCGTGCTGTGCTTCACCCACGTCCCGCCGCGCCCGTCGGACGAATCACCGCAGTTGCTGCGCGAGTGGACGGACAAGGGTCTGCTGCGCCGCACCTTCTGCTTCCGCGCGGGAGAGACCGCGGCCTACTCCCCCGCCAGGGTCACCGACGGCTACGCCCGCCCGTACGCGGGACCGCACATGTGGGTCTCCGCGCCACTGGCCGACGCCCCCTCCCCCTGGCTCGAACTGGCCTGGCCCGAACCCGTCGCCCTGAGCCGGATCGAGGTCATCGCCGACGACGACGTCAACGAGGACCTGATCAACCTGCACCACCACCGCACCCCCTTCGACACCCTCCCCACCCTCCTTCGCGACTACCGCGTCGAGGCACGGGATACTGACGGCAACTGGCGCGAAATCGCCCATGTGGCGCAGAATCGGCGGCGACGGCTGACGCACACACCGGAGCCGCTCACCACATCGGCGATCCGGGTCGTCGTCGAAGCCACCAACGGGGCGGCGTCGGCGCACATCGTCGCCGTGCGCGCCTACGAGTAG
- a CDS encoding NAD(P)-dependent oxidoreductase produces the protein MVVRAMVTGAAGRIGRAVLALLAERGIEANALVLDDPGDLAARLVVTGDAADTKTVRAALEGADAVIHLAAIPTPARNTALEVFGGNSLSTFTVLEEAGRAGIRHAAVASSWGVTGLPWTDAEDPHPPYAPVDEAMASQVADPYGLSKQVDELTARMMARRHGMSVVCLRYPFVGGFEERLHAQAARLTADPAAGARELWTYLEVHDAARAALLALDVPGRAAHAVHLCAPEIIVPYPTEELLRRYHPTTVLRRPLPGRTAPVDTSAAHRLLGFTAHNLIGGGAAVPG, from the coding sequence ATGGTCGTCAGAGCGATGGTCACCGGGGCCGCGGGGCGGATCGGGCGAGCGGTCCTCGCGCTGCTCGCCGAGCGCGGGATCGAGGCGAACGCCCTGGTCCTCGATGATCCCGGCGACCTCGCGGCGCGCCTGGTCGTGACCGGCGACGCAGCCGACACGAAGACCGTACGGGCGGCCCTGGAGGGCGCCGACGCGGTCATCCATCTGGCGGCCATCCCGACTCCCGCGCGCAACACCGCACTTGAGGTCTTCGGGGGCAACAGCCTCTCCACCTTCACCGTCCTGGAGGAGGCCGGCCGGGCCGGGATCCGGCACGCGGCGGTGGCGAGCTCCTGGGGGGTCACGGGCCTGCCCTGGACGGACGCCGAGGATCCGCATCCGCCGTACGCACCGGTCGACGAGGCGATGGCCTCCCAGGTGGCCGACCCCTACGGCCTCTCCAAGCAGGTCGACGAGCTGACGGCGCGGATGATGGCGCGGCGGCACGGGATGAGCGTGGTGTGCCTGCGCTATCCGTTCGTGGGCGGCTTCGAGGAACGGCTGCACGCGCAGGCCGCCCGGCTCACGGCCGACCCCGCCGCCGGGGCGCGGGAGCTGTGGACCTACCTGGAGGTCCATGACGCGGCGAGGGCCGCGCTGCTGGCCCTGGACGTACCCGGCCGCGCGGCGCACGCGGTACACCTCTGCGCCCCCGAGATCATCGTGCCGTACCCCACTGAGGAACTGCTGCGGCGCTACCACCCCACCACCGTGCTGCGGCGCCCGCTGCCGGGCCGTACGGCGCCGGTCGACACCTCGGCCGCGCACAGGCTGCTCGGATTCACGGCACACAACCTCATCGGCGGCGGGGCGGCCGTCCCGGGTTGA